The following DNA comes from Aquila chrysaetos chrysaetos chromosome 9, bAquChr1.4, whole genome shotgun sequence.
AGGCCTGAACAAGTTCAAGCAAACAAATCTTCAGTGCTTCTTGTCAGAAAGTGGACTAGAAGAGAGCTGTTTACAAAACTAAGACTCCTCTTAAAGAAACTGTTGCAGAGTAACAAGGAAATTGTTTACAGACAATAAACATCCCATCCTAGGCAGATCCCTGCTCTTGTCTCATGCTGTGGGACTTGGAGAAAATAACAACTCCATTGGAGTTCTGAATGCTTTAAACTCACCAAGAGGAACATAAGCACTATAGTGACGAATCCCAATACAATTCCTTTAGactaaggagggaaaaaaaccaaccaattTTAGTCAGGAACTAAAATGTCCTTTCTACCCGACATAACAAAACAGGGACTGAAAGGCATCAACAACTAGCTATGCAAAGCATCAATACTTTCAGCTAGTAATCCatacaaaatgaataaataattcataattACATATGTAGTGTACACCATGCATGTCAAGAAGTGCTCCAGAGACAGAAGCACAGCATCCGTGCTTTACTctctaaaagcaaaaatcctcCAATTACTGTCACTCTGGAAAGTCTCTGGACCGCAGAGACACAACTGAACCTCCATGTACAGCTGCAAAGCTACATTAGATATTTTTCCTATGATGTTTTATAGTCTAGATTGACTCCATGCATCCTAAAATTTAGAGAAAGTATTCAAAGAATGTACTAGTACTCTAGTACAGTACCGGTACTCTAGTACTCTAAAGCAGGTGCATaacaaactgaagaaagcaagatTCAGTGCCGGAGAACTTAAGTCCCTCACTTACACTGTGCACCTCTGGGTGTACAGAAACAATGTAAACCGTTTACAGTGAGGGTCTTGTAAAGTAACAGCTGTTGTCTTGCTCTTTTGGATTCTAGTCTCCAGTTCCTTCCCTTTGTTGCTTAGATCATGCAGCTTTCaaacaggcagcagctctgggggaTATTCGCCATAGCAGTATTTTGCAATTGGATCTCTATAGGTGTTTTCATGCTGCACACTCTgtcaggaagaggaggagaagcttTAACAATACACACATATTGAAACAATACATCCCTTCAATGCAGGCCAAAACCCAGAGCTTTTCCCAAATTCTTCTATATATGAGGGTATCATCTGGAGTCAGACAACACTGCACTCCCAACATATAAGAGCCAGTTGCTATTATAGACTTTAATGTTAAACCATACCCAGAACCTCCTTTTCAGGAGACTACCCAAGTAGGTGGGAATAGATTCAATattcaaaaaaagttttatatgcTTAGGCAGTATCATCAAATGTCCTAAGCAAGCAAGGCATAGTAAAATTGCTACTTGAGATGGGTGCATTTTTCTTGATAAAGCTAGAGTTCAGATGTTAcgggtaaaaaaaaaaaaaaaaaaaaacccaaacaactttGGAGACATTTGGAACTATGCCCTTTGTTTGCAATCCACCCCTATTGCTATATTAAATACTCAAGCTGCATGACATCTTCAACAGCACTTTCTAACAGGGCCGATGCTTGCTTAGACCAAAACTTCTAATAAAATCATATGGGTAACAGAAGTTCACCTCtgttcttaaaaagcaaaaaaaaattacaacatacTTTTTGAATTATTGTGCAGATGATTCTCAGCATATGGCAAGTCTAAAAATGTACCATAAAGTAAATAGCATTCTGAAGCTAGTGGGAACAACTCACACGGTTCTCTTCCTTACGAGATCTTCCCCAAAACACATCAGAGATCTTTACCAGTCATTGAACTCAGCTAGTCTCTTTTTAGTTAAGTACCTCTTTTCTAAAGAGAGTACAACCCATCCTGCTCTAAATAGGCACTTTGCCCTTCATTTACTGCTGATATTACTATTTCACCTTACAAATCAGAGGACTGCCTTCAGATTAGCTCTCACCTATAGCTTCAGCATTCATGAAAATGCCCATGTGCATGCAAGCACAACAGACCAGCCATTCATAGGACCAAGCCCCATTTTCCAAAGGCATTTTTGgggtatttttccatttttgagcCCTGGACATGTACTTGTGTCTTACCTGTGATGAAGTCCTACATTTCGCCAGACACAACTCAAAGTGATCTTCCACTGCCATGAAGaggttttgaaaagcaatagCTGCCCGGTTCAAGAAACGTTCCAGAAGATGTTGCTAAGTGGTTAgcaaaaagaagacaaagtggaaaaaaaatcacgaATGCTGTACTTGAACAAGGAGTAATCATAGCCCACCTTAACCTACACAGCTCAAGTATCAGAGGAATAGTAAGCACTTACAATTTCTAGCAAGTGCTGAGAGGCTAACACACCACAGAACCCCAGCAGTAGGAAGAGAATCTAGAGAAGCTAACAGAATACAGGGAAGTGCTAGTTGCAAAACTGATACTGGCTGGAATAGCTTTTCTACAATCATTTCCCTTCAGCAAGTGCAATTCCCCCaaagctgaaacattttgcaaGGCTCCCAGTATTTCCTCTCAAAGGTGGGaaggatgaatttttttaaagctttatttataGCTTGCCATATGGTCCTTGCAGGCTCTCCTCATCCAAAAAAAGGAACTGTCCCCTCTAAGGAAAAAGCTCCTCGCAAACAAGCACTTTTAGCCACAGAGGAACCTGAGCAGCTGAGAACAcctgaaaagcaggagaaagtCTATGCACCTTGCTGGGTTGCAGGCAACAGGAAACACAGTACTCGTACACGCTGCAGCAGCCATTGGGAAGGCAGCTGTCACAGCTGTACAGCTTTGTACTGGGCACGTTGACATTACAACAGCCATTTACCAGTAGGTCCTTCCTCTCACAGATGtagcctgaaaaacaaaaacagtagTAACAGCTGGCAAGACACACTCCTTTGCACGTTCTGTAGAAATCTATAGAAAGAACCTCATTACTTAAGAACAGGTTTATTCATCATTTAGTAGATTATGATCCCCCTCAATTTCACTTAAGTCCTAACTAGCAATTCTTTGAAATAACACTTGGACATAGAGCTGAGTTTCACAACAGCGTGGTGTTATCTGCACAACTGTTATGTACCTACTCTAATATGCTGTGTATACAGTATGAATATTCAAATGCAGAATATTTaagttctgatttctttttggCATAATTCATTGTTGCAATTGGAAGGGGAAAGGTGATTGGTGATGATTATACTGGAAAAAACTATGAAATGCGTTCTTTCAACTGGTCTGTGTCTGGGTAACTCTCTTTACAGTTCAATATGCAGAGACTTAGATTTATGCATGCAGGATAGCTGTAATATTCCTTGTTGAGTGGAGTCCTTAATAGTATAGAACCACAGTGTGTGTCCTTACAGAAACTGTACTACCACAGCCTTAGACCATGAAAGATACCTGTGATTTTAGAGACCTTAGAGAATCAGCAGTAAGCATAATTCAGGCAGGGCTAAATGTAACATTGCTGCAAATCACAGATGATGTGGTGGTTTTTCTACAGCCTTGATTTCTGGTCAAGAACAGTCCCATGCCTGAGCAACAAGCACACTGGGGAAGCATATGTGCAGGGCAGGAAAGGCTCCATACACTTAAAACAAGTGGTTAATTTGAGAACCTGCAAGAAATATCCTTGGGTTTACAAGGGTCAGATGAGGTTGTTAACTGTGACTGAGCCCTAATTATACCAGTCCTGAGCTGCCTCCATGCAAGGCCAATCAGGTTTCCTGATTACTCTCCCTAACATACCTGACAGTAGGAATACATTGCAGGGAGACAGAGATAGCTCTGCAAGCAACCGCGCTAAGCTGAGCAGGACTCAATGTTTGAGTTCTGTGCAAAGGTAACTGGAGTTCTTTGAATCTAAGGTGGTCCTGGAAACAGTGCAGCTGCACTCATAAGGTACCATGCCTGAGCCGAGTCCAGCTGGACCCAAGCCTGCTGTGCACAGAACCAGGTCAGCAGTGTCTGCAGCCACAGCAAAATTAATCCAGTCTGAGGATCAAATGCCAACAGCTGAGGTTCTGCAGTAAGAATGCCTTAACAAGGAGCAGTTGTTACTTGGAAGTGCCATCAACAATCAGACAGGCAAAGCAGCATTCGACACTGCAATATGCAGAATAAATTCTTAGTATCAAGTATACCCAGTTCATCTGTAATGAGGAGCTTCCCCTGCACAGAATTCCTGCACTGGTTACTCAGCTGACTGCTGTTTCCCGAACTGAACTTCACCTTCCACATGATCGGCTGCTCGTGCTCTTGCACTTGGAGGAGATTCCGATCTCTCACTGTCCTCTCTTCCTGCAAGGAAAAGACAGCAATGCAACTAAACATACAAGTTCCTTCTGTCATTCCAATCCATGTGTTTTCCCCGCAATTAAAAATGCCTAGTATTCGTAAACTACAAGAAACTTGAGTGTCAATGGCATAAGCGCAATACTACTTGCAGTAGCTTACTTTTTGCTATACACAGCATGAAAGCAACGTAATCCAGGAAACAGGGGTATGCAAGTTCACCAAAGGATCAGCTAACACAGCTGAATTTGGTTACTACAACCACAAAAGTAGCATATATTACATTAAATAACCACAGGTACACATACTTCTCTTTTGTAAGTTCTTTGCTTGTGGAGTTACAGTTCGTAAGAGATATTACAACAGAATAATCAAGTCcctttgaaacttttttttcccggTTTTGGTTCTAAACACTATTGCCGTCAAACACGGTATCAgacatgactttttttaactcctgcctttttttaatcattacgATGTAATTCTTACGGCAACGTATCCCAGGGGCTCGGCGACAGCACTCGAAGAACAAAAGTTACACTGGGATGTTTCGATCCCCCTCCCGCCCCAGCGTGCTCCGGGGAGGGCACTGACCTGCTTGAAGGTGCTGGTGAGGAAGTAGACGAGGGAGAGCCCGAAGACGACGCCGAGAACCCAGCGCTTCCTCAGCAGCCGCCGCCACAGCACCGCTCCCCAGGGCACCatggcggcgcggcgggcggcccggccccgggacCTCGGGCTGGGCCCtcagccccccgccgccgccgcgctcgcCCGccgcagggagggagaggaacgGCGGGGGCAGCGCTGATCCAGGACCGGCATCACCGGCGGGAGGGATGGGCGAGCGGAGGTAAGCGAGCGCGGGCCGCGCCCGGCGGAAAGCctcggcgcggcggcggccgccccaGGCACGGCCACCGGGCCCGGCCTAGCCTACCGGGGAGCGCGGCCCAACCGCTTccgccggccgcggggcggAGGAGGCGGAAGCCGCGGATGTGCGTGCGCTCAGAGGGTGCGGCCGCGCCGGGCGAGGGCGGCGCCCGTCACCGCGGCCCAGCACGGGTACGTACGGGGGGCCGCAGCCTcctgggccgggccgggtcgggtcggg
Coding sequences within:
- the SPRING1 gene encoding SREBP regulating gene protein, which gives rise to MVPWGAVLWRRLLRKRWVLGVVFGLSLVYFLTSTFKQEERTVRDRNLLQVQEHEQPIMWKVKFSSGNSSQLSNQCRNSVQGKLLITDELGYICERKDLLVNGCCNVNVPSTKLYSCDSCLPNGCCSVYEYCVSCCLQPSKQHLLERFLNRAAIAFQNLFMAVEDHFELCLAKCRTSSQSVQHENTYRDPIAKYCYGEYPPELLPV